A portion of the Cellulophaga algicola DSM 14237 genome contains these proteins:
- a CDS encoding inositol oxygenase family protein produces the protein MEESLNSNHKNPMDNIDDWEDNLLERYPDPVEAVKEKEEFRNYVDSERLDTVKEFYKINHQYQTYDFVCEKEKEFLKFDKREMSIWEALDFLNTLVDDSDPDIDLDQLQHLLQTSEAIRADGHPDWFVLTGFIHDLGKVLCLFGEPQWAVVGDTFPVGCAFSDKIVYPDFFTANPDTMDERYNTKYGIYEPNCGLDQVKMSWGHDEYLYQILKDYLPEPALYMIRYHSFYSQHRENDYLHLMTQKDIELFEWVKRFNPYDLYSKAPVPPDAKELLPYYKELVAKYLPKKLSF, from the coding sequence ATGGAAGAATCATTGAATAGCAATCATAAAAATCCAATGGATAACATTGATGATTGGGAAGACAACTTATTAGAACGTTATCCTGATCCTGTAGAAGCTGTAAAAGAAAAAGAAGAGTTTAGGAATTATGTAGATTCTGAAAGGTTAGATACCGTAAAAGAATTCTATAAAATTAACCATCAATACCAAACCTATGATTTTGTTTGTGAGAAGGAAAAAGAGTTTTTAAAATTTGATAAAAGAGAAATGTCTATTTGGGAAGCTTTAGACTTCTTAAACACCCTAGTAGATGATAGTGATCCTGATATTGATTTAGATCAATTACAACATCTTTTACAAACCTCAGAAGCAATTAGAGCAGATGGTCATCCAGACTGGTTTGTACTTACTGGTTTTATTCATGATTTAGGTAAAGTTTTATGTCTTTTTGGAGAACCGCAATGGGCTGTAGTTGGAGATACTTTTCCTGTAGGCTGTGCCTTTTCAGACAAAATTGTATATCCAGATTTCTTTACAGCAAATCCGGATACTATGGATGAGCGCTACAATACCAAATATGGTATTTACGAACCTAATTGTGGTTTAGATCAAGTAAAAATGAGTTGGGGTCATGATGAATATTTATATCAAATACTGAAAGATTATTTGCCAGAACCTGCATTATACATGATTAGATATCATTCTTTTTATTCGCAACATCGCGAAAATGATTACTTGCATTTAATGACCCAAAAAGATATAGAATTGTTTGAGTGGGTAAAAAGGTTTAACCCATACGATCTATATTCAAAAGCACCAGTACCGCCAGATGCAAAAGAATTACTTCCTTACTATAAAGAATTAGTCGCAAAATATTTACCTAAAAAGTTGAGTTTTTAG
- a CDS encoding hybrid sensor histidine kinase/response regulator transcription factor translates to MRNIVAITFFVLFSVLCSNAQNIKFEHYNDDSGLSHNSVRHIVQDKYGFLWLGTFSGLNRFDGYEFKSYLSTSTGSNKIYNDDITALVLDEDNNNLWVGTRNGLTLFKTDTQTFTTYLPEKDNPNSLPDAEIRSVYVDKFKRVWVGTKTKGLYIFNPEEESFKKVEIDNFNYVKEIFEDKNGYIWVGSYGTGGVAKITLDTNGEIAQKVTYTLSIPNSIEKNPYLNFIYEDAKSDIFIGTREGLYKLNKTTNEFLNLEIDDVEVKDSLGPYFLSVIQAPDGRYWLGTLGGVIVCNQLEDISKGEFKWHYSVLPDDNSLVDNLVSALYFDASGILWIGTEDGLDKYDPFENQFNINKDISLHINNQVPRIRGFNKTYDGKVIVATRHNGLFISDEDSFAPLYNNQKDIASIYSLDGEVFYCGLWNGKLLVYDYKKNTSKVVSVGFEQSPIFAFENLEDNKLIIGSFGEGAVIFNTETLKKEEGTKTLLKGFQINEIITETDTLIWFATETGVVKYERGSDSFEFYKRSLTNNESLPHDNVSDIMFDNEGKLWAATRQGISWFKPESNNFIPLKEPKELQGKWVTDMLTDANGDIWLNMNNNSVARLKSNLKSYNIYNVNSGNRLDVFSSSGFYNFGNSNIYLGGKNGIIYFSPYTIRENQIAPEPVITEFKIQNEVVYPGTEINDQIPLEKDINEARNIVLNYKNRNFSLQFSMPSYANEKLNKFEYMLEGFDDNWIPTTSNSRTVQYTNLFPGDYVFKIKSSNSDGFWSDEVSYLIKIEPPFWLTYQALLLVFVLLISIGYLIRRDMKNRLRLKQELVTEKVNRERDVKLNNEKLRFFTNISHELRTPLTLILGPAKQLLEEANENSSDYQKSRFNLIHQNASRLLNLVNQVLDFRKAQTGELKLKVSKTDILLYTKNTFDSFKEFAYNKNIELNFNSEHETLFGWIDRDKYDKILYNLLSNAIKFTNKYGHVDVFIRLKGEASEVLVIEVSDDGIGIPLKSQEKIFNRFYQATNSKENNTGSGIGLSLVKSLVELHKGNIKVESEPNQGSVFTFEIPINRKSYSKKEVFEFVSNTEKEEVTAYIPQKKVTTNTAIKEKILVIEDNTELRKYLIDYLSDYYKVYEAENGEEGLKICRKIKPMLCVADVMMPIMGGLEFCNELKNDEFISHIPVVLLTALSENEDKVKGYEVGADAYLVKPFDPSLLKSVIVNIIKTRLELKTKFSDEVESEVGLLAHSPIDKALIEQITKLIEENLDKADLTTTYLCQELGMSSSKLYRKIKELTDLAPNEFIRTIRLKKSAQLLKTKKYNVSEVTDLIGFNDPLYFSRCFKKQFGFPPSKLLK, encoded by the coding sequence ATGCGAAACATTGTTGCGATAACATTTTTTGTACTATTTTCTGTTTTGTGCAGTAATGCACAGAATATAAAATTTGAACATTATAATGATGATAGCGGATTGTCACATAATTCGGTGCGTCATATTGTTCAGGATAAATATGGTTTTTTATGGTTAGGTACTTTTTCTGGCTTGAATAGGTTTGATGGGTACGAGTTTAAATCTTATTTGAGTACCTCTACAGGAAGTAATAAAATTTATAACGATGATATTACTGCGCTAGTCTTAGATGAAGATAATAATAACTTATGGGTTGGAACTAGAAATGGCTTAACCCTTTTTAAAACAGATACACAGACCTTTACTACCTATTTACCAGAAAAGGATAACCCAAATAGTTTGCCGGATGCGGAAATAAGATCGGTATATGTAGATAAATTTAAACGGGTTTGGGTAGGTACAAAAACAAAAGGCCTTTACATTTTTAATCCTGAAGAGGAAAGTTTCAAAAAAGTTGAAATAGATAATTTTAACTATGTAAAAGAAATTTTTGAAGATAAAAACGGCTATATATGGGTAGGAAGTTATGGTACTGGTGGTGTAGCAAAAATTACTTTAGATACAAACGGTGAAATTGCTCAAAAAGTAACGTATACACTTTCTATTCCTAATTCTATTGAAAAAAATCCATACTTAAATTTCATCTATGAAGATGCTAAGTCTGATATATTTATTGGTACTAGAGAAGGCTTGTATAAACTTAATAAAACAACGAACGAATTTTTAAACCTTGAAATTGATGATGTAGAGGTTAAAGATAGTTTAGGGCCTTATTTTTTATCGGTCATACAGGCGCCAGATGGCAGGTACTGGTTGGGTACTTTAGGAGGTGTAATTGTTTGCAACCAATTAGAAGATATTAGTAAAGGCGAATTTAAATGGCATTATTCTGTTTTGCCTGATGATAATTCATTGGTAGATAATTTGGTTTCAGCTTTATATTTTGATGCTTCAGGAATTTTATGGATTGGTACAGAAGACGGCTTAGATAAATACGACCCTTTTGAAAATCAGTTTAATATTAATAAAGACATATCACTTCATATTAATAATCAAGTACCAAGAATTCGAGGCTTTAATAAAACCTATGATGGTAAGGTTATCGTAGCTACGCGTCATAACGGATTGTTTATTTCAGATGAAGATAGTTTTGCACCTTTATATAACAATCAGAAAGATATTGCGAGTATCTATTCTTTAGATGGAGAAGTATTTTATTGTGGTTTATGGAACGGGAAATTACTAGTCTATGATTACAAAAAAAATACTTCAAAAGTAGTTAGTGTAGGTTTTGAACAATCACCCATTTTTGCATTTGAAAACTTAGAAGATAATAAATTAATTATAGGTTCTTTTGGAGAAGGTGCTGTTATTTTTAATACAGAAACTCTTAAAAAAGAAGAGGGTACTAAAACGCTATTGAAAGGATTTCAGATTAATGAAATTATTACAGAAACGGATACACTTATCTGGTTTGCGACAGAGACTGGAGTTGTAAAATATGAACGAGGATCAGATTCTTTTGAATTCTACAAGAGATCTCTAACAAATAATGAAAGTTTACCACATGATAATGTAAGTGATATTATGTTTGATAATGAGGGTAAATTATGGGCAGCAACTAGGCAGGGAATTAGTTGGTTTAAGCCTGAAAGTAATAATTTTATACCGTTAAAAGAACCAAAAGAGCTTCAAGGAAAATGGGTGACCGATATGCTTACCGATGCGAATGGGGATATATGGTTAAACATGAATAACAATAGTGTTGCAAGATTAAAGTCTAACCTAAAAAGTTATAATATTTATAATGTAAACAGTGGTAATCGTCTAGATGTTTTTAGTTCAAGTGGATTTTATAATTTTGGAAATTCTAATATTTATTTAGGAGGTAAAAACGGAATTATATATTTCTCACCCTACACCATTAGAGAAAATCAAATAGCTCCAGAACCGGTAATTACAGAATTTAAAATCCAGAATGAAGTAGTGTATCCTGGAACAGAAATTAATGATCAAATACCTCTAGAAAAAGATATAAATGAAGCTAGAAACATCGTTTTAAATTATAAAAACAGAAACTTTTCGTTACAATTTTCGATGCCATCCTATGCAAATGAAAAACTGAATAAGTTTGAATATATGTTAGAGGGTTTTGATGATAATTGGATTCCGACAACGAGTAATTCTAGGACCGTACAGTATACTAATTTATTTCCTGGCGATTATGTTTTTAAAATAAAATCTAGCAATAGTGATGGTTTTTGGAGTGATGAAGTGTCTTACCTTATTAAAATAGAACCTCCTTTTTGGCTAACCTACCAAGCATTACTTTTAGTTTTCGTGCTTCTAATTAGTATTGGTTATTTAATTAGAAGAGATATGAAAAATAGGCTTCGATTAAAGCAAGAATTAGTCACCGAAAAAGTAAACAGGGAGCGCGATGTAAAATTGAATAATGAAAAACTCCGTTTTTTTACCAATATCTCGCATGAACTGAGAACACCTTTAACGTTAATATTAGGCCCGGCAAAACAATTGCTAGAAGAGGCAAATGAGAATAGTAGTGATTATCAAAAAAGTAGGTTTAATCTTATTCATCAAAATGCCAGTAGACTTTTAAATTTAGTGAATCAAGTGCTCGATTTTAGAAAAGCACAAACGGGAGAATTAAAGCTGAAAGTTTCTAAAACGGACATCCTTTTATACACGAAAAACACCTTTGATTCTTTTAAAGAGTTTGCCTATAATAAAAATATAGAGCTGAATTTTAATAGTGAGCATGAAACTCTTTTTGGTTGGATAGATAGAGATAAGTATGATAAGATATTATACAATTTATTATCTAATGCGATAAAATTTACCAATAAGTACGGGCATGTAGATGTTTTTATTCGACTTAAAGGAGAGGCTAGCGAAGTGCTGGTTATAGAAGTGAGTGATGATGGTATCGGGATACCATTAAAGAGCCAAGAAAAAATATTTAATAGATTTTATCAAGCTACCAATAGTAAAGAAAATAACACAGGTTCGGGTATTGGTTTATCTTTAGTCAAATCATTAGTAGAGTTGCATAAGGGGAATATTAAAGTAGAAAGCGAACCCAACCAGGGAAGTGTTTTTACATTTGAAATCCCTATAAATAGAAAAAGCTATTCTAAAAAGGAAGTTTTTGAGTTTGTTTCTAATACAGAAAAAGAAGAAGTAACTGCATATATTCCCCAAAAGAAAGTAACGACGAATACAGCTATAAAGGAGAAAATACTAGTGATAGAAGATAACACTGAACTCCGAAAGTATTTAATAGATTACCTCTCTGATTATTACAAAGTATATGAAGCTGAAAACGGAGAAGAAGGATTAAAGATTTGTAGAAAAATAAAACCTATGTTGTGCGTAGCAGATGTAATGATGCCTATTATGGGGGGACTTGAATTCTGTAATGAATTAAAAAATGATGAATTTATAAGTCATATTCCTGTAGTGCTATTAACAGCATTATCAGAAAATGAAGACAAAGTAAAGGGGTATGAAGTGGGGGCAGATGCATATTTAGTAAAGCCTTTTGATCCATCGCTCTTAAAGTCTGTTATTGTAAACATTATCAAAACCAGGCTAGAACTAAAGACTAAATTTTCTGATGAAGTAGAAAGTGAAGTTGGTTTGCTAGCCCATTCTCCTATAGATAAAGCGCTGATAGAGCAAATAACAAAACTTATAGAAGAGAATCTAGATAAAGCAGACTTGACTACGACCTATTTATGTCAAGAATTAGGTATGAGCTCTTCAAAATTATACCGAAAAATAAAGGAGCTTACAGACTTAGCTCCTAATGAATTTATTAGAACTATCCGATTAAAGAAATCTGCTCAATTATTGAAAACAAAAAAATACAATGTTTCCGAGGTTACCGATTTAATTGGTTTTAATGACCCGCTTTATTTTAGTCGCTGTTTTAAAAAACAGTTTGGTTTCCCCCCAAGTAAATTGCTGAAATAG
- a CDS encoding VCBS repeat-containing protein — MWIKKLFLLIGIGTVLYSCTTEVKQFELIEAEDSGIEFVNKIQELDTLHYFNFPYMYNGGGVGVADFNNDGLEDVFFSGNMVSSKLYINKGSFKFEDHTQKAGLETNVWVMGISIIDINQDGWQDIYLSVGGHARGVKRKNKLFVNNGDLTFTEMAGEYGLDDDGHSTQAAFFDMDNDGDLDMYLLTHANEPTANIDKIYTLTDGTGPSTDRLYENIGIENGHPKYQNSSTKAGVTIEGYGLGVSVTDINQDGWLDLYITNDFIADDILYVNNQDGTFTNKAKEYFKQTSRNSMGIDAADINNDDLIDFITLDMLPESNLRKKTMTSNMNHEHYKDVLKNDFSPQFIRNALQLNRGQGANNHPVFSEVGRLAGVYETDWSWSPLIADFDNDGQKDVYITNGFMRDITDHDFQEYSSQSNVFVKGTGKLSKEDLLKKLKNLESVYLPNYMFQNNGNLSFTNHTEDWGMNQASLSNGSAYADFDNDGDLDLVMNTINSTPLVYKNNSRQLNKNHYLKLQLKADKGNRDAVGAQLTLFMPNDTKIHQEITPIRGYLSTSSVKATIGVGTISKIDSVHIKWPGGTFERLGSLQIDTLYTVVKGENESLNFPVLQSKNFLVSEISAALNFEYTHIENEANDFRHEPLLLHLNDYFGPGIAVGDINGDGTDDVYIGGARNQKGAFLIQKDGKFSTHELVDSEKYEDLGALFFDADQDGDLDLYVVSGGSSVKYYDKGHYQDRLYKNDGKGNFVFDKEALPLLKASGSCVVASDFDDDGDLDLFVGGAVEPDNFPLSPNSYLLENNEGKFTDVTYKAPGLQNVGMVRAALWSDYDNDNDLDLLLAGEWMPLVIYKNTAGSFERVTNTTLNEYSGMWNSITGADFDSDGDIDYIAGNLGANTAYKASKEQPLRMYAKDFDQNSSMDPIITRYIQDVEVPIAPRGALGGQLRQLYKTFPSYSTYANASSADFLAVLDTTGMAVFEANYTNSSYLENLGDGNFKVTPLPLEAQFAPLFGVQVFDINQDGNLDVLGVGNYYETEVISGRYDAGKGIVLLGDGEGGFSSETLNTTNFLVDSDAKALALLKIEDRMSWVATSSAGKTLVFALTDSLNNQHIDFEREEQYALIYKKNGTIEKQENYKGSGYLSQSSQIVFCNVAMVTKIEFYKENGSLERTYSQNK; from the coding sequence ATGTGGATTAAAAAGCTTTTTCTTTTAATCGGAATAGGAACCGTTTTATATTCTTGTACTACAGAAGTAAAACAATTTGAATTAATTGAAGCAGAGGACTCTGGCATTGAATTTGTCAATAAAATTCAAGAATTAGATACCTTACATTATTTCAATTTTCCATACATGTATAATGGAGGAGGCGTAGGGGTGGCCGATTTTAATAATGACGGATTAGAAGATGTTTTCTTTTCGGGGAACATGGTATCCTCTAAATTGTACATCAATAAAGGCAGTTTTAAATTTGAGGACCACACTCAAAAAGCAGGTCTAGAAACCAACGTATGGGTCATGGGAATTTCTATTATCGATATCAACCAAGATGGTTGGCAAGATATTTATTTAAGCGTTGGTGGTCATGCAAGAGGAGTAAAGCGCAAGAATAAATTATTTGTAAATAATGGCGACCTTACATTTACAGAAATGGCAGGTGAATATGGTCTAGATGATGACGGCCATTCTACTCAAGCTGCGTTTTTTGATATGGATAATGATGGTGATTTGGATATGTATCTCTTAACCCATGCCAATGAACCTACAGCGAATATTGATAAAATTTATACGCTTACCGATGGTACGGGCCCCAGTACAGATCGGTTATATGAAAATATAGGAATTGAAAATGGACATCCAAAGTATCAAAATAGTTCTACAAAAGCAGGCGTAACTATTGAAGGGTATGGTCTTGGAGTATCTGTTACTGATATCAATCAAGATGGTTGGTTAGATCTCTATATTACAAATGATTTTATTGCTGATGACATTCTGTATGTAAACAACCAAGACGGGACTTTTACAAACAAAGCAAAAGAGTACTTTAAACAAACAAGTAGAAATAGTATGGGTATTGATGCTGCCGATATTAATAATGATGACCTTATAGACTTTATAACCTTAGATATGCTTCCTGAAAGTAATCTTAGGAAAAAAACAATGACCTCTAACATGAATCATGAACATTATAAAGATGTTTTAAAGAATGATTTCTCACCTCAATTTATTCGAAATGCATTGCAATTGAATAGAGGGCAAGGCGCAAATAACCACCCTGTGTTTAGTGAAGTAGGACGCTTGGCAGGCGTATATGAAACAGATTGGAGTTGGTCTCCTTTAATTGCCGATTTTGATAATGACGGACAAAAAGATGTATACATTACCAATGGTTTTATGCGGGATATTACTGATCATGATTTTCAGGAATATTCAAGTCAGTCTAACGTTTTTGTCAAAGGTACCGGGAAGTTGTCCAAAGAGGATTTACTAAAAAAGCTTAAAAATTTAGAAAGCGTTTACTTGCCTAATTATATGTTTCAAAATAATGGCAATCTAAGCTTTACAAATCATACGGAAGATTGGGGAATGAATCAGGCCTCACTTTCTAATGGTTCTGCTTATGCCGATTTTGATAATGATGGCGATTTAGATCTTGTTATGAATACCATAAATAGTACGCCGTTAGTATATAAAAATAATAGCAGACAACTAAATAAGAATCATTATCTGAAACTACAACTAAAAGCAGATAAAGGAAATAGAGATGCTGTAGGAGCGCAGCTAACTCTTTTTATGCCTAACGATACAAAGATTCATCAAGAAATTACACCTATACGGGGGTACTTATCTACATCATCGGTAAAAGCTACTATTGGTGTAGGTACTATTTCAAAGATTGATTCTGTGCATATTAAATGGCCTGGAGGTACTTTTGAGAGATTGGGGAGCTTACAAATAGATACATTGTATACCGTAGTAAAGGGAGAAAATGAGTCGCTTAATTTTCCCGTATTACAGTCTAAAAATTTCTTAGTATCAGAGATTAGTGCTGCTTTAAATTTTGAATATACTCATATAGAGAATGAAGCAAATGACTTTAGGCATGAACCCTTACTTTTACACTTAAATGACTATTTTGGACCGGGAATAGCTGTGGGAGATATTAATGGCGATGGTACGGATGATGTATATATTGGTGGCGCACGAAACCAAAAAGGAGCTTTTTTGATTCAGAAAGACGGGAAATTTAGTACCCATGAATTAGTAGATTCTGAAAAGTACGAGGATCTAGGAGCACTGTTTTTTGATGCAGATCAAGATGGCGATTTAGACCTTTATGTGGTCAGTGGCGGGAGTTCTGTAAAGTACTATGATAAAGGGCATTATCAAGATAGGTTATATAAGAATGATGGTAAGGGTAATTTTGTTTTTGATAAAGAAGCATTACCCCTATTAAAGGCGAGCGGTTCTTGTGTGGTTGCATCAGATTTTGATGATGATGGAGATTTAGATCTATTTGTAGGTGGAGCCGTAGAGCCAGATAATTTTCCTCTAAGTCCTAATAGTTATTTGTTAGAAAATAATGAAGGTAAATTTACAGACGTGACCTACAAAGCACCAGGATTACAAAATGTAGGTATGGTAAGAGCTGCTTTATGGAGCGACTATGACAATGACAATGATTTAGATTTACTGTTGGCAGGGGAGTGGATGCCGCTTGTAATTTATAAAAATACAGCTGGGAGTTTTGAAAGGGTTACAAATACTACATTAAATGAGTACTCCGGAATGTGGAATAGCATTACTGGAGCAGATTTTGATAGCGATGGAGACATTGATTACATTGCAGGTAATTTAGGGGCCAACACAGCCTATAAAGCAAGCAAAGAGCAACCTTTGCGTATGTATGCTAAAGATTTTGATCAGAATAGTAGTATGGACCCTATAATAACTAGGTATATTCAAGATGTTGAGGTTCCTATTGCTCCAAGAGGGGCCTTAGGCGGACAACTACGGCAATTGTATAAAACGTTTCCTTCTTATAGTACGTATGCCAATGCGAGTAGTGCAGATTTTTTAGCTGTTTTAGATACTACGGGTATGGCTGTTTTTGAAGCCAATTATACTAACTCTAGTTATCTTGAGAATTTAGGGGATGGAAATTTTAAGGTTACACCATTACCTCTAGAAGCGCAGTTTGCGCCATTATTTGGAGTACAGGTTTTTGATATAAACCAAGATGGAAACCTTGATGTCTTAGGGGTTGGGAATTATTATGAGACGGAAGTAATTTCGGGAAGATATGATGCTGGTAAGGGTATTGTCTTGTTAGGCGATGGTGAAGGGGGCTTTTCTAGTGAAACGCTAAACACTACAAATTTTCTGGTAGATAGTGATGCCAAAGCGTTAGCACTATTAAAGATTGAAGACCGTATGAGTTGGGTGGCTACGAGTAGTGCAGGTAAAACTCTAGTGTTTGCTCTCACGGATAGTTTAAACAATCAACATATTGATTTTGAAAGAGAGGAGCAATATGCATTAATTTATAAAAAAAATGGTACAATAGAAAAGCAAGAAAATTATAAAGGTTCTGGGTATCTTTCACAATCATCGCAAATAGTTTTTTGCAATGTTGCTATGGTAACTAAGATAGAATTCTATAAAGAAAATGGAAGTTTAGAAAGAACTTATTCTCAAAATAAATAA
- a CDS encoding RagB/SusD family nutrient uptake outer membrane protein, with translation MKKRNIKASLYLSLFVMAVVIYGCRKNEILDTENPNAVTPDSFWNTEEDAVKGIVGAYSPFTHIWYYSRFEIFLSDYRDDVVNAFGTSERTAAGSFNGVSTSNGAFWVWSTMFQGITRANEVLANVPEIEMNGDTKNNILGEAYFIRAFNYFNLLNNWKNVPLITDPISELENPKSLLQEDPAKVWAQIESDLMNAEELLPDSWPTQYTGRVTAGAAIGLLGKVYLYQGKDSEAKTEFLKIMDGRYELMADYSANFTQAFENNKESLFEIQLVNDGSQGWGGDAPGTGKGAAFHPDIAPKGFTGQDGMRINQWVLDLFLDERTVNDEIDPRAFTTLFFDTDEVTNYEGKELKSVTYGEKSYQDVYPGEDGVWGNKWLDIAFGEYTGSQDKGWHQSGNNLRLLRYSDILLMFAEAEFNLSGSSQPALDAINEVRARVDMPAFTSITMQDIEDERVKELSLERTRYFDLLRWDKVQSRIVANPEFKSESGGTSSYKPGKEYIDIPQNEIDANPNFKHNPGY, from the coding sequence ATGAAAAAAAGAAATATAAAAGCAAGCTTGTATTTATCACTGTTCGTTATGGCAGTCGTAATATACGGTTGTAGAAAAAACGAGATATTAGATACTGAAAATCCAAATGCGGTAACTCCTGATTCATTTTGGAATACAGAAGAAGATGCCGTTAAAGGTATCGTGGGCGCCTATAGTCCGTTTACACATATATGGTATTACAGTCGTTTTGAAATCTTCTTATCAGATTATAGAGATGATGTTGTAAATGCTTTTGGAACATCGGAGCGTACGGCTGCGGGTTCTTTTAACGGGGTGTCAACATCAAACGGAGCATTTTGGGTATGGAGTACTATGTTTCAGGGTATAACTAGAGCAAATGAAGTATTAGCCAATGTTCCAGAAATTGAAATGAATGGAGATACAAAGAACAATATCTTAGGTGAAGCGTATTTCATCAGAGCATTTAACTATTTTAATTTATTAAATAATTGGAAAAATGTGCCTTTGATTACAGATCCAATTAGTGAATTAGAAAACCCTAAAAGCTTGTTGCAAGAAGATCCTGCAAAAGTTTGGGCACAAATAGAATCAGATTTAATGAATGCAGAGGAGCTGTTACCAGATTCTTGGCCTACTCAATATACTGGTAGAGTTACTGCTGGTGCAGCAATAGGTTTATTAGGTAAAGTGTATTTATATCAAGGAAAAGATTCTGAGGCTAAAACAGAGTTTTTAAAAATTATGGATGGCCGTTATGAGTTAATGGCAGACTATTCAGCAAACTTCACACAAGCTTTTGAAAACAATAAAGAATCATTATTTGAAATTCAATTAGTGAATGACGGTAGCCAAGGTTGGGGTGGTGATGCTCCTGGTACAGGTAAAGGTGCAGCCTTTCATCCAGATATAGCACCTAAAGGATTTACAGGTCAAGATGGGATGCGTATTAATCAATGGGTATTAGATTTATTTCTAGACGAGCGCACGGTGAATGATGAAATAGACCCTAGAGCTTTTACAACATTATTTTTTGACACAGATGAGGTTACTAATTATGAAGGTAAGGAGTTAAAATCTGTGACTTATGGGGAAAAAAGCTACCAAGATGTATACCCAGGTGAAGATGGTGTTTGGGGTAACAAATGGTTAGATATAGCGTTTGGAGAATATACAGGCTCTCAAGATAAAGGATGGCATCAATCTGGTAATAACTTAAGATTATTACGTTATTCTGATATTCTTTTAATGTTTGCAGAAGCAGAATTTAATTTAAGCGGTTCTTCACAACCTGCATTGGATGCAATCAATGAAGTGAGAGCAAGAGTAGATATGCCTGCATTCACGAGCATTACCATGCAAGACATTGAAGACGAAAGAGTAAAAGAACTTAGTTTAGAAAGAACACGTTATTTTGATTTATTACGATGGGACAAAGTGCAATCTCGTATTGTTGCTAATCCAGAATTTAAATCTGAAAGTGGTGGAACATCATCTTACAAGCCTGGGAAAGAATATATCGATATTCCTCAGAATGAAATTGATGCAAATCCTAATTTCAAACATAATCCTGGATACTAA